Proteins encoded in a region of the Sugiyamaella lignohabitans strain CBS 10342 chromosome B, complete sequence genome:
- the TRS130 gene encoding Trs130p (Component of transport protein particle (TRAPP) complex II; TRAPPII is a multimeric guanine nucleotide-exchange factor for the GTPase Ypt1p, regulating intra-Golgi and endosome-Golgi traffic; GO_component: GO:0005794 - Golgi apparatus [Evidence IEA,IEA]; GO_component: GO:1990071 - TRAPPII protein complex [Evidence IDA] [PMID 11239471]; GO_component: GO:0005769 - early endosome [Evidence IDA] [PMID 16314430]; GO_component: GO:0005802 - trans-Golgi network [Evidence IDA] [PMID 16314430]; GO_function: GO:0017112 - Rab guanyl-nucleotide exchange factor activity [Evidence IGI,IMP,IPI] [PMID 17041589]; GO_process: GO:0032258 - CVT pathway [Evidence IMP] [PMID 23078654]; GO_process: GO:0006914 - autophagy [Evidence IEA]; GO_process: GO:0034498 - early endosome to Golgi transport [Evidence IMP] [PMID 16314430]; GO_process: GO:0006891 - intra-Golgi vesicle-mediated transport [Evidence IMP] [PMID 11239471]; GO_process: GO:0006891 - intra-Golgi vesicle-mediated transport [Evidence IMP] [PMID 16314430]; GO_process: GO:0016236 - macroautophagy [Evidence IMP] [PMID 23078654]; GO_process: GO:0032313 - regulation of Rab GTPase activity [Evidence IMP] [PMID 17041589]; GO_process: GO:0006810 - transport [Evidence IEA]) gives MVKEIPLGNNEGKKNDNESSIGVLAEQSQAETEIRNLESQTADVGTNSGSNTREPELARKPTANASSNTFKTNDAYDVAAYGDQKMTKISYFDPFGVFPELESDLLERLPLVNLHWNQSGGPLRSIPSLDVELVKESSESSQVVPHQMLGLSDTPYLKLIFVKCEDNDTYRSSVRRMIREWLSKLMSVRDPTEWLIIHYVPMGSRAYSGNRFRSGVFDKIRADFNSGSKKDRCIQIRKDISQASISEIEVMETWSDTMTKIKDGVLEAFTRRVTLYQEEVEKLEAKKTIMGWNYGTFFVMKEGLALSFENISLFEDALLVYDQLEDSFTQSMNQNNAAFFTSVGFDENLTDEGSKNRSSSSLLRLGEDKLIRHQIMANTISLFEFHCYLFARQASLLLYISKASSSASISALKIAELYGRLRSFISEIESLLLSNKKNRLLIAEWSYNVVKQFLKASESLPEGIVKEVSQGRGEMLMICRKSLETLGAGRKFYIEDVLSDVSLDDSESETEDVPYLDLIINRNVDIKHTLESPEKFYSKYRELTLAARIQFDLADRDRIVDRLSAQLALLDFQMKDYEATMRVLESIPRVYERQGWERISTYLLSKLVESLEKIRTGENSNSNKDKLFTYSLELLKRHQYLTTPEVATLLGGISDLSNQQTISAIEDNLDIWAETFVPPYIHCRELSHGTYLIYCDAKCRFKLQNLSFDYGTISLINERKEKITFRIENPSFGFDGVTRLEFEGNRFIQGALSVESIKFVKKKLSLIKDMTLPELSGSKTVQFYPSPDVLWASLKLSSPLDLLKKQACLIIYVKHDTSELKVRLRSSIPEVKLNPSGGNAFIVSQEDRLSLLQTRFVQPSFIIDNIKADSKLQVNIPFTFENQGGLIDIKVTIDYTTEQGTFQHSFSSSLNTDLAIDVNVLDFFRSTKLFSRFSVSCKDTKEPVRIEMVDLRESDHYNTSSPKRTENIAAFPGNPVSYSFCISHKENKPASPSEDLNLSIRHRYLRDGKYYWGINRIE, from the coding sequence ATGGTCAAAGAAATTCCTTTAGGCAACAATGaagggaaaaaaaatgacaaTGAGTCCTCAATTGGAGTACTAGCAGAACAAAGTCAGGCAGAGACCGAAATTCGTAATTTAGAATCACAAACAGCTGATGTAGGAACCAACAGTGGTTCTAATACTAGGGAGCCGGAATTGGCCCGTAAACCAACTGCTAATGCATCGTCTAATACATTTAAAACCAATGATGCTTATGATGTAGCAGCTTATGGTGACCAGAAAATGACTAAAATATCTTACTTCGATCCTTTTGGGGTGTTTCCCGAGCTAGAGAGCGACTTACTTGAAAGGCTTCCGCTAGTGAATCTACATTGGAATCAGTCTGGGGGCCCATTGCGATCCATCCCAAGTCTAGATGTTGAATTAGTAAAAGAATCGTCAGAGAGCTCCCAGGTAGTGCCTCATCAAATGTTGGGATTATCAGATACCCCTTACTTGAAGCTAATTTTCGTTAAATGCGAGGATAATGATACATATCGCTCGTCTGTGAGGAGGATGATCAGAGAATGGCTCTCCAAATTAATGTCGGTACGTGATCCGACTGAGTGGTTAATTATACATTACGTTCCAATGGGGTCCAGAGCCTACTCGGGAAACAGATTTCGATCCGGCGTTTTTGACAAGATCCGTGCTGATTTCAATTCGGGTTCAAAGAAAGACCGTTGCATTCAGATTAGAAAAGATATATCACAGGCAAGCATTTCCGAAATTGAGGTAATGGAGACTTGGAGCGATACCATGACAAAAATCAAGGATGGGGTTTTGGAAGCATTCACTAGACGGGTAACACTTTACCAAGAGGAGGTTGAGAAGTTAGAAGCTAAGAAAACTATAATGGGCTGGAACTATGGAACATTTTTCGTTATGAAAGAAGGACTAGCGTTGTCATTTGAGAATATCAGCTTGTTCGAAGATGCTTTGTTAGTATATGACCAGTTGGAAGATTCGTTTACTCAATCAATGAACCAAAACAATGCTGCATTCTTCACAAGTGTTGGATTTGATGAAAATTTAACGGATGAAGGGTCCAAAAATAGGAGCAGTTCTTCTTTACTGCGGCTAGGTGAAGATAAATTAATCCGACATCAAATAATGGCGAACACTATTTCGCTCTTTGAATTCCactgttatttatttgccCGCCAAGCCAGTTTGCTATTGTACATTTCCAAGGCAAGCTCATCAGCATCTATTTCGGCTTTGAAGATAGCTGAATTATATGGAAGACTTCGGTCTTTTATTTCAGAAATTGagagtcttcttctttcaaacaaaaagaatcGACTGCTCATTGCAGAATGGTCGTACAATGTTGTCAAACAGTTTCTAAAAGCGAGTGAATCTTTGCCCGAAGGAATCGTTAAGGAGGTGTCTCAAGGGCGCGGTGAGATGTTAATGATTTGTCGGAAATCGCTTGAGACTCTAGGTGCAGGCCGTAAATTTTACATTGAAGACGTACTGTCAGACGTATCTCTAGATGATTCAGAATCTGAAACTGAGGATGTCCCATATCTAGATCTtattatcaacagaaacGTCGACATAAAACACACCCTAGAGAGTCCAGAGAAGTTTTATTCTAAATATCGAGAGCTTACGCTAGCAGCTAGAATTCAATTTGATCTAGCTGATAGGGACCGCATTGTTGATCGTCTGTCAGCACAACTGGCATTATTGGACTTTCAGATGAAGGACTACGAGGCTACCATGAGAGTATTAGAAAGTATTCCTCGAGTTTACGAGCGCCAAGGCTGGGAACGCATATCTACTTATCTTCTTAGTAAATTAGTAGAATCTCTAGAGAAAATTAGAACAGGGGAGAATAGCAATTCAAACAAGGACAAATTATTTACCTATTCACTAGAGCTACTTAAAAGACACCAATACCTAACAACACCTGAAGTTGCAACTTTGCTTGGTGGTATCAGCGACCTCTCTAATCAACAAACGATCAGTGCCATCGAAGATAATCTTGATATTTGGGCAGAAACGTTTGTACCACCTTACATTCATTGTCGCGAGCTCTCTCATGGGACGTACCTGATATACTGTGATGCTAAGTGCCGTTTCAAATTGCAAAACCTGTCGTTCGACTACGGAACTATAAGTTTGATAAATGAAAGGAAGGAAAAAATCACATTCCGTATCGAAAACCCATCTTTCGGCTTTGATGGCGTCACTCGTTTAGAGTTCGAAGGAAATAGATTTATTCAGGGTGCTCTGAGTGTAGAAAGCATCAAGTTTGTTAAGAAAAAACTTAGTCTCATCAAGGACATGACCTTGCCTGAGCTCTCTGGTTCGAAAACAGTTCAGTTTTATCCTTCTCCTGATGTTCTGTGGGCTTCTCTAAAACTATCAAGTCCATTAGATCTTCTTAAGAAACAAGCTTGCTTAATTATATATGTTAAGCATGATACCAGTGAGTTAAAGGTACGACTGAGGTCATCCATACCTGAAGTAAAACTCAACCCCTCAGGTGGGAATGCCTTTATTGTGTCTCAGGAAGATCGACTGTCTTTGCTACAAACTAGGTTTGTGCAGCCTTCTTTCATAATCGATAATATTAAAGCCGATTCAAAGTTACAGGTAAATATCCCGTTTACCTTTGAGAACCAAGGTGGTCTGATTGACATAAAAGTGACTATAGATTATACGACAGAACAAGGCACATTTCAGCATTCATTCTCAAGTTCTCTAAACACAGATTTGGCTATTGATGTAAATGTTTTGGACTTCTTTAGAAGCACAAAGTTGTTTTCAAGATTTTCTGTGTCTTGCAAGGATACAAAAGAACCTGTTAGAATTGAAATGGTTGATTTAAGAGAGTCAGATCATTATAATACTTCATCACCGAAACGAACAGAAAATATTGCAGCTTTTCCTGGGAATCCAGTTTCTTATTCGTTCTGCATATCTcataaagaaaacaagCCAGCGTCACCTTCTGAAGACCTAAATTTGTCGATTCGTCATAGATATCTGAGAGATGGTAAGTACTATTGGGGCATTAACAGGATTGAGTAG
- the RKM3 gene encoding Rkm3p (Ribosomal lysine methyltransferase; specific for monomethylation of Rpl42ap and Rpl42bp (lysine 40); nuclear SET domain containing protein; relocalizes to the cytosol in response to hypoxia; GO_component: GO:0005829 - cytosol [Evidence IDA] [PMID 22932476]; GO_component: GO:0005634 - nucleus [Evidence IEA,IEA]; GO_component: GO:0005634 - nucleus [Evidence IDA] [PMID 14562095]; GO_component: GO:0005634 - nucleus [Evidence IDA] [PMID 22932476]; GO_function: GO:0008168 - methyltransferase activity [Evidence IEA]; GO_function: GO:0016279 - protein-lysine N-methyltransferase activity [Evidence IGI,IMP] [PMID 18957409]; GO_function: GO:0016740 - transferase activity [Evidence IEA]; GO_process: GO:0032259 - methylation [Evidence IEA]; GO_process: GO:0018026 - peptidyl-lysine monomethylation [Evidence IGI,IMP] [PMID 18957409]) has translation MADISHNEDYANLIEWMVENKIELSSLIKIDESPLGGVGVFSTADIAEGDVVLRVPKDCVLSPVTCGIANLLDEHELDGMIGLTIAYMFEKSQGEKSPWFGFLKTIRPPDHDLPRFWPEADRQLLKGTEMDKMGGLDDTEVLETYKDIVAPFIEANKQLFRGIPAYATYDGYREALVEVTSRAFEVDDYRGLSLVPGACLFNHSDSENVHFESQGEVCELCGAANYCDHIAYQEIEFAKMQAQMNQEDNDFEDIDSEEEEEEEEEQEENGEDSCEVDRMLVEPDSDIDSSADEADHDHDDDCACGHDSTDTSQDSDIDEDEPDSCELVVMSDVSAGKELFNTYGEYNNGVLLSRYGFAIWDNQHESVGLASQVLQFAKQKDLKPRLKWWAKHFYQCVFDIDPELYEETVEAILANDPDEPPPPPPDSLTWKDTLEIVSSGQPTPGLILVINLLALSPQKFALLQTQAKRGKYSALPTGAQGCSKILVSLVNKKLSTYKDANLTSQEYAKLINQSDISHNKRLAFTVIGTEKLVLERFLKMF, from the coding sequence ATGGCGGACATAAGCCATAATGAAGATTATGCAAACTTGATAGAATGGAtggttgaaaataaaatcgaGCTCAGCTCgctaataaaaatagaCGAGTCGCCACTTGGTGGAGTGGGTGTATTTTCCACAGCAGATATAGCGGAGGGAGATGTCGTACTTCGAGTACCAAAAGATTGTGTATTATCACCTGTGACTTGTGGCATAGCGAACTTACTAGATGAACATGAACTTGATGGTATGATTGGCCTTACTATCGCCTATATGTTTGAAAAGTCCCAAGGTGAGAAGTCGCCATGGTTTGGATTTTTGAAGACTATACGACCCCCAGACCACGACTTGCCAAGATTCTGGCCAGAAGCGGACCGCCAATTACTGAAGGGCACAGAGATGGATAAAATGGGTGGGCTAGATGATACAGAGGTCCTAGAGACTTATAAGGATATTGTTGCTCCATTTATCGAAGCTAATAAACAATTGTTCAGGGGGATTCCTGCTTATGCCACTTACGATGGCTACAGAGAAGCGTTGGTCGAAGTCACATCTAGAGCATTTGAAGTAGATGACTACAGAGGATTGTCACTAGTTCCTGGTGCGTGCCTTTTTAACCATAGCGATAGTGAAAATGTTCATTTCGAATCGCAGGGTGAGGTATGCGAACTTTGCGGAGCCGCTAATTACTGTGATCATATTGCATATCAGGAAATTGAGTTTGCCAAGATGCAAGCCCAAATGAATCAAGAAGACAACGATTTTGAAGATATAGACagcgaagaagaggaggaggaggaggaggaacaGGAGGAGAATGGCGAAGACAGTTGCGAAGTTGATAGGATGTTGGTCGAACCTGATAGTGATATCGATTCttctgctgatgaagctgatCACGATCATGACGACGATTGTGCATGTGGGCATGACTCCACTGATACAAGCCAAGACAGTGATATCGATGAGGATGAACCAGACAGCTGTGAATTAGTTGTAATGTCCGATGTATCGGCTGGGAAGGAGCTTTTTAATACTTACGGGGAATATAATAATGGTGTTCTACTTTCTCGGTATGGATTTGCTATTTGGGATAATCAGCACGAGAGTGTCGGATTAGCTTCACAAGTTTTACAGTTTGCCAAGCAAAAAGATTTAAAACCACGATTAAAATGGTGGGCCAAACATTTTTATCAATGCGTATTTGACATCGACCCAGAGCTATACGAAGAGACTGTCGAGGCAATTCTCGCAAACGACCCAGATgaaccacctccaccaccccctgatTCATTGACCTGGAAGGACACATTAGAAATTGTATCATCGGGACAGCCCACCCCGGGACTTATTTTGGTCATTAATTTATTGGCACTTAGCCCACAAAAgtttgctcttcttcaaacGCAAGCGAAGAGAGGGAAGTATTCAGCTCTTCCTACTGGGGCACAGGGATGTTCCAAGATACTTGTCTCACTTGTGAACAAGAAGTTATCAACATATAAAGATGCAAACCTGACTAGTCAAGAGTATGCCAAGCTAATCAATCAAAGCGATATCAGCCATAACAAGCGACTTGCATTTACAGTTATAGGAACTGAGAAGTTAGTTCTTGAGCGATTTTTAAAAAtgttttga
- the HEM4 gene encoding uroporphyrinogen-III synthase HEM4 (Uroporphyrinogen III synthase; catalyzes the conversion of hydroxymethylbilane to uroporphyrinogen III, the fourth step in heme biosynthesis; deficiency in the human homolog can result in the disease congenital erythropoietic porphyria; GO_component: GO:0005575 - cellular_component [Evidence ND]; GO_function: GO:0016829 - lyase activity [Evidence IEA]; GO_function: GO:0004852 - uroporphyrinogen-III synthase activity [Evidence IEA,IEA]; GO_function: GO:0004852 - uroporphyrinogen-III synthase activity [Evidence IMP,ISS] [PMID 7597845]; GO_process: GO:0006783 - heme biosynthetic process [Evidence IEA]; GO_process: GO:0006783 - heme biosynthetic process [Evidence IMP] [PMID 14559249]; GO_process: GO:0006783 - heme biosynthetic process [Evidence IMP] [PMID 18042043]; GO_process: GO:0006779 - porphyrin-containing compound biosynthetic process [Evidence IEA]; GO_process: GO:0006782 - protoporphyrinogen IX biosynthetic process [Evidence IEA]; GO_process: GO:0033014 - tetrapyrrole biosynthetic process [Evidence IEA]), whose translation MPKVILLKNKTSPIDSYDVQFTCLNWHVEFFPVLEHERIDPKGLRNYIESEEFQVNDATIVTSQRAVEAINSQVPYLSDRAKRLLLAKPVYTVGPATAKMFSESGYSDIRGGIQAGNGDVLADLIISQSNLDTERISRLVFFTGVTRRDIIPLKISQTPGLSLTEKVVYKTKAISNIKPRLQETISAYSSATVQKGDSPWIVFFSPASAEDVVQVLLSTSRSRFRLAAIGPTTEAFLKENNLPPDAVAERPDAEHLIRAILKSQK comes from the coding sequence ATGCCAAAGGTTATCTTgctcaaaaacaaaacatcCCCAATTGACTCGTATGATGTACAATTTACATGTTTGAATTGGCATGTTGAGTTTTTCCCTGTTTTAGAGCATGAACGAATAGATCCAAAGGGTCTGAGGAACTATATTGAATCGGAAGAGTTCCAAGTGAACGATGCCACAATCGTCACATCTCAAAGGGCCGTAGAAGCTATAAATTCCCAGGTACCGTATTTATCCGATCGTGCGAAGAGGCTACTTTTAGCCAAGCCTGTGTACACAGTGGGCCCAGCGACTGCGAAAATGTTTAGCGAGTCTGGATATTCTGATATACGTGGAGGTATCCAAGCTGGTAATGGAGACGTTCTAGCTGATCTTATAATCAGCCAATCCAACCTTGACACCGAGCGTATCTCTCGTTTAGTATTCTTTACTGGCGTCACTAGGAGAGATATTATTCCCCTTAAAATCAGTCAGACCCCCGGGTTATCATTAACAGAAAAAGTGGTTTACAAAACGAAGGCTATCAGCAATATTAAGCCAAGGCTCCAAGAGACGATATCTGCATATTCATCTGCAACAGTCCAAAAAGGCGACTCGCCTTGGATCGTGTTTTTTTCCCCTGCCAGCGCTGAAGATGTTGTGCAAGTTCTTCTCAGCACTTCACGAAGCAGATTCCGCCTAGCTGCGATTGGGCCCACTACGGAAGCATTCctgaaagaaaataatcTCCCTCCAGACGCGGTAGCGGAACGTCCCGATGCTGAGCATTTGATAAGAGCGATTCTAAAAAGTCAGAAATGA
- the FBA1 gene encoding fructose-bisphosphate aldolase FBA1 (Fructose 1,6-bisphosphate aldolase; required for glycolysis and gluconeogenesis; catalyzes conversion of fructose 1,6 bisphosphate to glyceraldehyde-3-P and dihydroxyacetone-P; locates to mitochondrial outer surface upon oxidative stress; N-terminally propionylated in vivo; GO_component: GO:0005737 - cytoplasm [Evidence IDA] [PMID 11914276]; GO_component: GO:0005829 - cytosol [Evidence IDA] [PMID 16806052]; GO_component: GO:0005739 - mitochondrion [Evidence IDA] [PMID 16806052]; GO_component: GO:0005739 - mitochondrion [Evidence IDA] [PMID 16962558]; GO_function: GO:0016832 - aldehyde-lyase activity [Evidence IEA]; GO_function: GO:0003824 - catalytic activity [Evidence IEA]; GO_function: GO:0004332 - fructose-bisphosphate aldolase activity [Evidence IEA,IEA]; GO_function: GO:0004332 - fructose-bisphosphate aldolase activity [Evidence IDA,IMP] [PMID 2647491]; GO_function: GO:0016829 - lyase activity [Evidence IEA]; GO_function: GO:0046872 - metal ion binding [Evidence IEA]; GO_function: GO:0008270 - zinc ion binding [Evidence IEA]; GO_process: GO:0005975 - carbohydrate metabolic process [Evidence IEA]; GO_process: GO:0006094 - gluconeogenesis [Evidence IMP] [PMID 6384192]; GO_process: GO:0006096 - glycolytic process [Evidence IEA,IEA,IEA]; GO_process: GO:0006096 - glycolytic process [Evidence IMP] [PMID 6384192]), which yields MLDADEAYYKEHGEPLFSSHMIDLSEEDHASNIATTKKYFERAAKMNQWLEMEIGITGGEEDGVDNSGVDSSRLYTQPEDIFEVYKALSSVSPNFSIAAAFGNVHGVYKPGNVKLRPELLGNHQEYAKKQLNNGKEFPLYLVFHGGSGSSQEEFNTAIERGVVKVNIDTDTQYAYLIGIRDYVLKKKDYIMSQVGNPDGEDKPNKKYFDPRVWVREGEKTMSARIKESLEIFHTVNQI from the coding sequence ATGCTCGACGCTGATGAGGCCTACTACAAGGAGCACGGTGAGCCTTTGTTTTCTTCCCACATGATCGACTTGTCTGAGGAGGACCACGCTTCCAACATTGCCACCACCAAGAAGTACTTCGAGCGTGCTGCCAAGATGAACCAATGGCTTGAGATGGAAATTGGTATCACTGGTGGTGAGGAAGATGGTGTCGATAACTCTGGTGTTGATTCTTCCAGACTCTACACCCAACCCGAGGACATTTTCGAGGTTTACAAGGCCCTTTCCTCTGTCTCCCCTAACTTTTCTATTGCCGCTGCTTTTGGTAATGTCCACGGTGTCTACAAGCCAGGTAACGTCAAGTTGAGACCCGAGCTCCTCGGAAACCACCAAGAATATGCTAAGAAGCAACTTAACAACGGTAAGGAATTCCCTCTTTACCTTGTTTTCCATGGTGGTTCTGGCTCTTCGCAAGAAGAATTTAACACTGCTATTGAACGTGGTGTTGTTAAGGTCAACATTGATACTGATACTCAATACGCTTACTTGATTGGTATCCGTGACTACGTTCTTAAGAAGAAGGACTACATCATGTCTCAAGTTGGTAACCCTGACGGTGAGGACAAGCCCAACAAGAAGTACTTCGACCCCAGAGTTTGGGTTCGTGAAGGTGAGAAGACCATGTCTGCTCGTATCAAGGAGTCTCTTGAGATCTTCCACACTGTCAACcaaatttaa
- the RPL31B gene encoding ribosomal 60S subunit protein L31B (Ribosomal 60S subunit protein L31B; associates with karyopherin Sxm1p; loss of both Rpl31p and Rpl39p confers lethality; homologous to mammalian ribosomal protein L31, no bacterial homolog; RPL31B has a paralog, RPL31A, that arose from the whole genome duplication; GO_component: GO:0005737 - cytoplasm [Evidence IEA,IEA]; GO_component: GO:0022625 - cytosolic large ribosomal subunit [Evidence IDA] [PMID 18782943]; GO_component: GO:0005622 - intracellular [Evidence IEA]; GO_component: GO:0030529 - ribonucleoprotein complex [Evidence IEA]; GO_component: GO:0005840 - ribosome [Evidence IEA,IEA]; GO_function: GO:0003735 - structural constituent of ribosome [Evidence IEA]; GO_function: GO:0003735 - structural constituent of ribosome [Evidence IDA] [PMID 18782943]; GO_process: GO:0002181 - cytoplasmic translation [Evidence IDA] [PMID 18782943]; GO_process: GO:0006450 - regulation of translational fidelity [Evidence IMP] [PMID 18829863]; GO_process: GO:0006412 - translation [Evidence IEA]) produces MGTSDVRLDPVLNKELWKRGIKGIPYRIRVRISRKRNDEKDAKEKLFSYVQAVNVASPKGLETTVVEADA; encoded by the coding sequence atggGTACCAGCGATGTCCGTCTTGACCCTGTCTTGAACAAGGAGCTCTGGAAGAGAGGTATCAAGGGCATTCCATACAGAATTAGAGTGCGCATctccagaaagagaaaCGATGAGAAGGATGCCAAGGAGAAGTTGTTCTCTTATGTTCAAGCTGTCAACGTCGCTTCTCCCAAGGGTCTTGAGactactgttgttgaggctgATGCTTAA